CGGCGTCTTGACCTATGCCTACGGGCGATTGTTTTCCGGAGCCGTATCGGCGCGCCGTCTCGTGCAGTTTTTCGTATTCAGCTGCTTCTTTTTCTCCATGGCCGTGACGAACGACGTGTCGCTCATCATCTTTGTGCCCCTGGCCATTGCCGTACTTTCGGCGGCAGGCATGGAAGACCAGCTATTGTTTGTCCTGACCTTTCAGACGATTGCGGCGAATATGGGCAGTATTCTAACGCCTATCGGCAATCCGCAGAACCTGTTTATCTATTCCTATTATCAGATGAATTTAGCCGAATTTCTTCGTATTACGGGGCCGCTGACGGCGTTCAGCGGGCTGCTGCTGTGGGCTGTTACGTATTATATTCCCAAGACGGCTGTCTCCGTGCCCGACGGCGAGGCGCCGACGATGGGGCGGCGAAAAGGGCTGGTCTTTGCCCTGTTGTTTGGGGTGTGTATCTTAGCAGTCCTGCGCCTGATCACGCCGCTGGTGATGTTTCTCATCGTCTGCCCGGCCTTGGTTTTGGCGGACAGGCGGGTATTTCGCGACGTCGATTACAAGCTGCTCTTGTTGTTCATCTTTCTATTTATCGGCGTAGGCAATATCGGCCGTCTGCCGATTATGACGGCAGGCCCGGCTCAGCTGCTGCAGGGCCATGAGTTTATGCTGTCCCTTCTGCTCAGCCAGGTTCTGAGCAACGTGCCGACTGTCGTTCTCCTCGCTCCCTATACGGATGCAGCGCGGGAACTGCTGCTGGGCGTCAACGTCGGCGGCTTGGGTACGATTATCGCTTCTATGGCCAGCATCATCTCTTTTAAGGCCTACTTGGGAACGGCTCATTGCCGTCCTCTGCGGTATTTGGCCTTTTTTACGGCGGCAAACGTCGTGTTTTTAGCCGCTGTCTTGGCAATGGAAAGCGTTTTTATCTAATTCCATACGAATCTACTAAAAGTCATCTGTGGACTTTTCCGGACATTGTCATCTTTTAGCCACACGATTGTCGTCATGCAGTCGTGCGGCTTTTTTGCGTGTAGGAGGTAATTGTATGAACGAAACCTTTATGAAAGAGAAACCGATATTGCCGCTCATCGCGTCTATGTCGCTGCCGGCTGTCGTATCGATGATCGTCAATTCATTATATAACATTATCGACAGCTTTTTTGTCGCCATGATCAGCGAAGATGCCCTGACTGCCGTATCACTCGTATTTCCCATGCAGAACTTCGTCAACGCCGTGAGCATAGGCTTCGGCGTCGGCCTGAACGCGGTCATTTCCATCTGCCTGGGAGCTAAGCAGAACGATACAGCCCATACGGCGGCGACGCACGGCATGGTACTATCCGTTGTCCACGGCGTCGTGCTGACAGCCGTGACCTTCGCCCTGATTCCGTCTTTCCTGCGCATGTTTACCGACGACGAGGCTGTCGTATCCATGGGGCTAACCTATGCCTATATTGTTTTTGGGTTTTCTACGATATTGACCATCGGCCTGGCCTATGAAAAGATGTTTCAAGCCGTCGGCAGGATGAATGTGACGATGATAGCCCTTATCTGCGGATGTCTGACGAATATCGTCGGCGATCCCATTTTGATTTTCGGCTTCGGCCCCATTCCGGCTATGGGGATCGCCGGCGCGGCCTGGGCGACGGGACTGGGGCAGACCGTGTCGCTGGCCGTATACCTTGCCGTATGCCGGTATAAGCCTCTGCAGGTACGTATTTCGTCGGCCTATCTGGTATGGAATCCCCTGCTGGATAAGCGCCTATACGGCATCGGCATTCCCGCCGTGCTCAATATGGGCCTGCCGTCGCTGCTCGTATCGGCTCTCAACGGCATGCTGGCGCCCTTTTCGCCGATATACGTCGTCATCCTCGGCATCTACTATAAACTCCAGACCTTTTTGTATATGCCGTCCAACGGCATCATTCAGGGCGTGCGGCCTCTTATCGGCTATAACTTCGGCGCAGGGGAATACGGCCGCGTCGGCGCGTTGTATAGGACGACGTTAGGGCTGAACAGCCTCATCATGATCGGCGGAACCGTTGTCTGCTTTGCTGTTCCAGATGTACTCATAGGTTGGTTTACGGAAAATCCCGAAACGATACGCCTCGGAGCGTCGGCCCTGCGCATTATCAGCTGCGGCTTTATCGTGTCGGCCCTATCCGTTACGGCGTCGGGAGCTCTTGAAGGACTGGGGAAGGGCGTACCGTCCCTGCTGATTTCCCTCCTGCGCTACGTCGTCGTCATCATTCCGGCAGCGTTTGTCTGTGTCAGCCTGTGGGGCCCCGACGGCATTTGGCACTGCTTTTGGATAGCGGAAGGCGTTGCGGCATTGCTGGCCTTCTTCATCTACAGGAGAACGGCGTCGGCTGCCATGGGGAAGGCAGGTAAATAGCTGGTTTTTTCAGGTATTTTTCTGTATAATGGTAACGATGTCACTTGTATGTCAGCAAGGAGGAACTGCGATGCTGCAAGAAAAAAACGGTATTTTTTATATTACCTTTGATATATTTAAAGCGCTGTCTAATGTGACCGCCGCCGTATCGGCGCGGAAGGGCGGCGTGAGCGGCGCTCCCTTTGCATCTCTCAACATGAGCTTTTCCAGCGGCGACGATCCGCGGCATGTCCTGGAAAACCGCCGCCGCTATTTGTCGGCCCTGCACGTCGTGCCGGAACACATCATCTGCTGCAATCAGGTACACGGCGTCAACGTCGTTCAGGCCGGACGAGCCGACTGGGGACGGGGGGCCTTGGAGCGGGAGAGCGCAATTCCGTCGTGCGACGGCCTGATGACCGATGAAGCCGGCGTGCCGCTGACGATGAATTTCGCCGATTGCACGCCCTTGTTGTTCTGCGATCCCGTGCACCATGCTGTCGCCGTAAGTCACGGCGGCTGGCGGGGAACGGCGGGAAACATCGCGGCAGAGACGCTGCGGCGCATGGGCGAGGCCTACGGCACGAAGCCGGATGACGTGCTGGCTGCCATAGGGCCGGCTATCGGGCCCTGCTGCTTTGAAGTAGGGCAGGAAGTCGTCGATGCATTTGCCAAGCTGTTTTCTCCCCTGGAGATGGAAGAACTGACCCGGCCGGCAGGAAATAAATACTATTTCGATTTGCCGAAGGCGAATCGGCTGCTTTTGCTGCGCGCCGGCATTCGGGCGGAGCATTTGGAAGATGCAGGCCTTTGCACCTATTGCCGCGACGACCT
This region of Megasphaera stantonii genomic DNA includes:
- a CDS encoding SLC13 family permease, which translates into the protein MKVQQRVRVAMSVSVPGIAALKRIELYMRQNPDLTIASLFALATTIAVPVSPEQLVGSINAPLLATLFCLMAIIAGFRRGGVLTYAYGRLFSGAVSARRLVQFFVFSCFFFSMAVTNDVSLIIFVPLAIAVLSAAGMEDQLLFVLTFQTIAANMGSILTPIGNPQNLFIYSYYQMNLAEFLRITGPLTAFSGLLLWAVTYYIPKTAVSVPDGEAPTMGRRKGLVFALLFGVCILAVLRLITPLVMFLIVCPALVLADRRVFRDVDYKLLLLFIFLFIGVGNIGRLPIMTAGPAQLLQGHEFMLSLLLSQVLSNVPTVVLLAPYTDAARELLLGVNVGGLGTIIASMASIISFKAYLGTAHCRPLRYLAFFTAANVVFLAAVLAMESVFI
- a CDS encoding MATE family efflux transporter, which codes for MNETFMKEKPILPLIASMSLPAVVSMIVNSLYNIIDSFFVAMISEDALTAVSLVFPMQNFVNAVSIGFGVGLNAVISICLGAKQNDTAHTAATHGMVLSVVHGVVLTAVTFALIPSFLRMFTDDEAVVSMGLTYAYIVFGFSTILTIGLAYEKMFQAVGRMNVTMIALICGCLTNIVGDPILIFGFGPIPAMGIAGAAWATGLGQTVSLAVYLAVCRYKPLQVRISSAYLVWNPLLDKRLYGIGIPAVLNMGLPSLLVSALNGMLAPFSPIYVVILGIYYKLQTFLYMPSNGIIQGVRPLIGYNFGAGEYGRVGALYRTTLGLNSLIMIGGTVVCFAVPDVLIGWFTENPETIRLGASALRIISCGFIVSALSVTASGALEGLGKGVPSLLISLLRYVVVIIPAAFVCVSLWGPDGIWHCFWIAEGVAALLAFFIYRRTASAAMGKAGK
- the pgeF gene encoding peptidoglycan editing factor PgeF translates to MLQEKNGIFYITFDIFKALSNVTAAVSARKGGVSGAPFASLNMSFSSGDDPRHVLENRRRYLSALHVVPEHIICCNQVHGVNVVQAGRADWGRGALERESAIPSCDGLMTDEAGVPLTMNFADCTPLLFCDPVHHAVAVSHGGWRGTAGNIAAETLRRMGEAYGTKPDDVLAAIGPAIGPCCFEVGQEVVDAFAKLFSPLEMEELTRPAGNKYYFDLPKANRLLLLRAGIRAEHLEDAGLCTYCRDDLFFSYRKASKAGEQTGRHMAVIMWNEGD